The genomic interval CGCCTTCAATATCTCCTTGCTGGATCCGCACTTCAATTAATCCTTGTAATGCACTTTCATTTTCCGGTTCTCTTTCTAAAACAGCCTCATACCCTCTGGCTTTATCTGTCAGGTTTTCTTGTTGCTGTTGGGTTGTTGCTTGAGGAGAAGAGGGATTACTTGCTTCCTGTGGTGTTCCTCGGTTGTTGAGAAAAGGAAATACCGATACACCAATAAAAGCAACAACAATAATACTAATAACAACTAATATCCAAGTTTTTCTTTGCGGTTTATCAGGGGAAGAACTCATACGACTGATTTGATAGAGTTTTGATAGGTTGTTCATTAACCAACCTTAACACCCCCAGGATGAATCATGAGCTGAAGCATAATTCTGCGTTAAAGCACAAATCTTTATTGATACTAAGTAAGTGTACTGTTACTTGGTTAACTTCTTTTCCGTATCTAGTCAAAGTTGTCATTTTTGCTTTCAAGGGTAAGCTCACTCTTCAAGAATGAGTGATTTTTATCTAAAATAATTCTTAATCCGATAAAAGTAAATCAGAGACTCTTTCATCGTTCTTAAAGATGCGGCTAGATCATTCATGAGTTCTGTAACTAGATTTCCATGTCAGAAAAATAAGAAAACGTGATTTAATAGAACTGAACTGGAGAACACCCAGAAGTTTCAAGTGAGTGACCTTAATGACTGGACCGGATGATCGTAAAAATAAGACTAATGGAACCCTGTTAGATAAAATCCTAAGTTGGAATAGTTTAGAAGTCGTTTTGAGGATTACTCCAGTAATCTTCTTTTTAGTTGTAGTCGTAGTACTCGGGGTTAGGATAGGCTCCATTTCAGGGATTGAAATCCTCTGGGATTTAGCTGATCCAGGGGTGGCAAGAGGTTTGATCAGTTTACTCTTCTCAATTGCTACTGTTTGGGTCGTAATGCTCCTTGCTCTTACAGCCATCAGTGATAAAAGTAATGATGAAAAGTTCCGTCGCGGAAAAGATATTTTAACTGTCTTAGTTGGAATTTTTGGCACGATTATTGGCTATTATTTTGGCGCTGAGTCGCAACAGCAACAAAATCTACCACCAATTCGAGAAGAACTTCTTATCCCTGAAGACCGACAGCTTCCTAGTGGCACAGACTTCAATGACTCACAGCAAGAGTAAATGTCTCTGCAGACTCCTACAGTGTGGTTCCGTTTCGGTATCTATTGGAAAGGGCAACAAAGGGGACTTGCTCCCAGTTTTGGGAGGTTGGTGCCGTTTTAAAACTCGATGCAAAAACGTGATCGCCGACTGTGACCGTATACTCCTAGGTCCTATCGGGACTTAAACAATCGTGAGGCAAAAACAGCCTCAAACCTATACACAGTAGTTGTTTGACTTCGATTGGGCAATTTCCTGGATATACTTGGGTTTCAGCAATTTTTAGGCGTTTGGTGTAAATTTCTTGCTATGACTGGGTTTGAGTCTGTTTTTTAATTGTTTTTTGTCTAAGTCCCGTTAAGGGACTGATTCGGTTGCTCACGATCGCGCTGAGATGGCTGACTCTAAATGAGCGAACCGTGAGTTGTAATTTAATTAAAGATAGTTTACGATTGATGTGCGTCTTTATGCACATAAAATATGCTGGATTCTCAAATAATATCGCCGACTGAAGCGAGAAATGATTTGTTTAATTTGTTGAATACGATCATCGAAAATCATCAATTATACATCATCAATCGTAGGAATGGGGAAAACGTAGCGTTAATTCCTGAATCAGATTTAGTGAGCTTGATAGAAACAGTTTATCTTCTTCGTTCTCCGACGAATGCACGCCGTCTCAGTGAAGCAATAGAAGAATCAAAGGCGGGAAAAATTAAGCCTCAAAGTTTATTAGAACTGCAACAGGAGTTAGGGGTTGGGCAAAAAGAAGAAAAAGAAAGCGGAAACTGATAAAGTTCAACCAGTAGTAGTGAATCGCAGTCCGGGTTTTAGCTCTCGTTTTAAGGAAGATTTAGCCTGGTGGTTTCAACAAGATACTAAGACGGGAGAAAAAATACTCGATTTGGTAACGGCAGTAATGTCCAATCCTTTTAGCGGAATCGGCAAACCCGAACCCTTAAAATACATGGATGCCAATATCTGGTCGAGACGCATTAATTTAGAGCATCGATTAGTCTATCGAGTCGGACAGACTCAAATCGATTTTTTAGCTTGTCGATATCATTATGAATAAATAGCGAGCGCCTCACCGAATGTATCTGGAAAAACGCGATCGCCCTATCGAAAACATTGACCACATTATTTTCCGCAACAATCCCATCCACGCTACCCCATCCCAGAAGCTGATCGCGCTTAATCGGAAATCGCCGGCTCAAAAGCATTGATTGCATTATCTTAAACAACAATTCCATCATTAATTGGGCGACCGCCTTAATCAATTGAGTGCTTGCTCTTTTTCATAAGTCCTCTGGCTTTAATCCCGTTGATTTGGCAATTCTTTTGAGGGGTTTGAATTTTTTGGTAGTTTCTGCATTTAACTCCCGCCAAAGCAAGTGCCACAAAATTATGGATATGAATATCAAGATAATTGGTTAGCCTACCCGCGGTAGTTTGAGGTCGTAGGTCCCAGGAACCAATGGGGATAGGTTCACCTCCTGCTGCGATCGCTTTGAGGACAAACCCAGCTAGCATTGCTGGACTAATACACCTTTTGGGTTGGCATAAACTTTAAAGGCAATGCGCTGTTGATAGGGCTTTTGTTTGCGGGAATTAGGCTTAGGGGGCAATGTTCCTCGCAAGTGCAAACGGTTCCCATGTTGCTCAATACAGATCCCCACCTTGGCTTGTTTTAACCACTGGTTAGCTTCTTCAACAAAAGATCCGTGGGACTCCCCCACCTCGGAACAGGTGGGGGAGGAAAGCGGGTGAGTCGATACCGCTCGATGCGGTTGAGACTCACATTTTCTTAGGCTACACATAAGCCATTCG from Cyanobacteria bacterium GSL.Bin1 carries:
- a CDS encoding Txe/YoeB family addiction module toxin, encoding MGKKKKKKAETDKVQPVVVNRSPGFSSRFKEDLAWWFQQDTKTGEKILDLVTAVMSNPFSGIGKPEPLKYMDANIWSRRINLEHRLVYRVGQTQIDFLACRYHYE
- a CDS encoding prevent-host-death protein; protein product: MLDSQIISPTEARNDLFNLLNTIIENHQLYIINRRNGENVALIPESDLVSLIETVYLLRSPTNARRLSEAIEESKAGKIKPQSLLELQQELGVGQKEEKESGN